TAAAATTCTGGGTTTACCTCCCCCACCAGGTCTTTTTTTAACGTGTTTTCCTGGACAAATTTCTGCAGGGCTATTCTCTTAAACCACGCAAGATAAGGAACCATCTTTTCTAAGTCTTTTTCTGTTAAAAGGGGAGGATACATGGTAACTCTTATCTCTACCCTATCTGCGATGTTTTTTAAAACCCTAAAAGTTTGCTCAACCAGAGCAAAATCCCCTCCGAGTTCAGCATATCTATCAGGGGAAGTCTTAAAGTCTATGGCAAAAAAATCTACCAAGCCAGAAATTACCAATTCTTCTACCAGCTCTGGAGAGCTACCGTTGGTATCAAGCTTAACAGGAAGCCCGGTTTGAGAGCGAACTTCTTCTATAAAACTGACAAGCCTTTTTCCCCAAAGGGTAGGCTCTCCTCCGGTAATCACCACCCCTTTAATAAAGCCCTTTCTCCTTTTTAACTCCTCTATAACCCAGTCTTCAGAAAGGTTTTTTAACTTTTTATACCTTTCAGGCAGGACCAAATCAACATTATAACAGAAGGGACATCTATAGTTACACCCATAGGTAAAAATCACCGAAGAGATCTTCCCCGGATAATCTACCAGGCTTGTACCGATAAACCCTTTAATCATCAACCCCACCTATGGATAAACTTTACCCAAAATATAAACCTTCCTGAAGGAGAAACAAGAGCAATACACTTTTATCCTATGTTAAAAATTTTAGGAAGCCTTTTAAACAAACTTAGCTTTTCTGTTTCTCCTAACTTTGCTTTTCTTAGTATTTCTTCTAACTCTTGGATGGTCGTATCATAAAGTTGTTTGTTTAGTCTATAGGGATGTCCGTCCTTGCCTCCGTGGGCATAGCTATAAACTACCGGGTCTTCTCTTGAGGCCTTAACCTCATAGATAAGCTCTGAAGCTAAGGTAAGGGCTCTTAAGGTTTTGGCCCCCATACCTTCGGTTAACAGTAATGACTGAAAATCAGATGGAGGATTTTGATAAACCTTTTCCCAAACTTTCTTCAAGGATTTAACCGATAGGTCTTTGAGGGTTAAGGTATGGTCCTCTTTAAATATAAGATGCACCTTCGGAGTTAACTCCTTTATAACTAAACTTAGGTCTTCTGTTAGCAACCTTACCAACGAATTTTGTACAGGTTTACTTTCCTTAGCCACCAGATTAAGTACGTTTTCTTTTTTGACAGAAGAAACAATTCCTGTATGGGGGTTTTCGCAAAGGTCTAACACCTTTTCGCTATACCATTGATACCGTCTTGCATAGGCAGTTTTTTCATCCATACCTTGTTGTATTACTCCCCATTGGCCATCTTTGGAAAATATGAAAAGATGAAAATAAAGTTGAAAGCCATCTTGGATGGCGTTGTTGTCTATCCTTGCGGTAAGTCTGCTTAAGGTTACAAACTTATAGGCTTGTTTAGGAAGTCCCTGTTTTTCTCCCCAGAAGATAATTTCCTGAGGGGTGTTTAAAGCCCTCTTACCTTTTCCTCCGCAAACATAGATTCCTAAGTCGTTAAAATAGGGTTTCAAAGCCTCTTTTATAGCACCACCAACGGTTGTGGTGAGGCCTGAGGAATGCCAGTCAAAACCAAGCAAACAACCTAAAGCCTGAAACCAAAAAGGGTCAGACAACCTTTTGATCAATTCCTTAGCCCCAAACTCCTGATACACAAGCAATAAAATAGCCCTGCTTAACCTTACCATCCTTTCAAAAAGCCAGGGAGGGCATTTCCCTCCATGCAAAGGCAGGTCTACTATACTTCTACTAACCATCTTTGTCCCTTTTTAAAAAGTTATTATGAAACACCTCACATTCTGGGCATACTCCCTGATATTCAAACTGTATGGTTATATGGTGAATATCAAACTTTTTTAATTCCTTTTGGATATTTTGCAAAACTTTTGCCGTTTCACTTACGTTCATGTCAGACTTTAGGTTAACATGGCCCTCAAAAAAATGGGTTTTATCGTCAAGACTCCATACATGTATATGATGGACATCTTGTATGTCTTGAATTTTCAACAGTTCCTCTACTATCTTAGGGATTTCCACATGAAAAGGGGTTGCTTGCATGATGATGTCAACTGACTTTAACAAAACCTCTAAACTCTCTTTAGCAATATAAAAGGCTATCAATATACTAATAACAGAGTCAACTCTTACCCACCCAAAATAATAAATAAAAACAGCCCCTGTCATCACAGCCAAAGAGGATAAAGCATCCCCTAACATGTGTAGATAAGCACTTTTTACGTTTAAGTCTTCTTTGGCAGAACCTTTTAAAAATTTCAAACTCAAAAGATTACCTAAAAACCCTATACTTCCTACCACAAACACGGTTTTAACGTCTATAAGAGATGGGGTAACCAGTCTTTCGATAGACTTTTTAATCAGGAAAAAACATATTATTAACAGCGTAACCGAGTTAAAAAGACTTGCTAAAATGGTTATGCGTTTATAACCGAAGGTCTTTCTTTCGTTAGGATTTCTTAAAGAAATTTTATGGGCAAAATAGGTAATCACCACAGACATTACGTCACCTAAATTATGAAAGGCATCAGACAAAAGAGCCATACTTCCTGAAATTAAACCACCGATAAATTCAAAAACAGTTATCAAAAGGTTTAAAAGGGCTACGTAAAAGAGATTTTTCCCTCTAATCTCAGTTTTTTCATCATGGCCATGATGATGGTGATGCATCGTCTCCAACCCTCTTCAGTTTTATCCTAAAATTCCTCTTTTTCTGGGTTTGTCAACCCTAAGAAGATCCTTTTATGGGTTATGCCCTTGATTTTACATTTTAAGATTTTAGATTAAGCTAAAAATATGCCCTCCCAAATAGACAAAATAAAAATTTACTTACCTTTTATGTTTTTAGGTATTTCTCTGTTAGCCGGAGTTTTTTTCATCTTTGCTGCAGTCTCTAACTATCAAAACA
Above is a genomic segment from Thermodesulfobacterium commune DSM 2178 containing:
- a CDS encoding anaerobic ribonucleoside-triphosphate reductase activating protein, with the protein product MIKGFIGTSLVDYPGKISSVIFTYGCNYRCPFCYNVDLVLPERYKKLKNLSEDWVIEELKRRKGFIKGVVITGGEPTLWGKRLVSFIEEVRSQTGLPVKLDTNGSSPELVEELVISGLVDFFAIDFKTSPDRYAELGGDFALVEQTFRVLKNIADRVEIRVTMYPPLLTEKDLEKMVPYLAWFKRIALQKFVQENTLKKDLVGEVNPEFYHRVDAYLKERLPEVSIVKRY
- a CDS encoding DUF763 domain-containing protein, which translates into the protein MVSRSIVDLPLHGGKCPPWLFERMVRLSRAILLLVYQEFGAKELIKRLSDPFWFQALGCLLGFDWHSSGLTTTVGGAIKEALKPYFNDLGIYVCGGKGKRALNTPQEIIFWGEKQGLPKQAYKFVTLSRLTARIDNNAIQDGFQLYFHLFIFSKDGQWGVIQQGMDEKTAYARRYQWYSEKVLDLCENPHTGIVSSVKKENVLNLVAKESKPVQNSLVRLLTEDLSLVIKELTPKVHLIFKEDHTLTLKDLSVKSLKKVWEKVYQNPPSDFQSLLLTEGMGAKTLRALTLASELIYEVKASREDPVVYSYAHGGKDGHPYRLNKQLYDTTIQELEEILRKAKLGETEKLSLFKRLPKIFNIG
- a CDS encoding cation diffusion facilitator family transporter, with the translated sequence MHHHHHGHDEKTEIRGKNLFYVALLNLLITVFEFIGGLISGSMALLSDAFHNLGDVMSVVITYFAHKISLRNPNERKTFGYKRITILASLFNSVTLLIICFFLIKKSIERLVTPSLIDVKTVFVVGSIGFLGNLLSLKFLKGSAKEDLNVKSAYLHMLGDALSSLAVMTGAVFIYYFGWVRVDSVISILIAFYIAKESLEVLLKSVDIIMQATPFHVEIPKIVEELLKIQDIQDVHHIHVWSLDDKTHFFEGHVNLKSDMNVSETAKVLQNIQKELKKFDIHHITIQFEYQGVCPECEVFHNNFLKRDKDG